GCCACACCGACAACCGGCCCGCCCTGGCCCTGTTCCCCACCATCCGCTCGGTGGCATTGCGGATGCAGCAGAAGCACGGCTATTCCTGCCCGCTGCGGGTGGGGCTTGGCGGAGGCATCGGCAGCCCCGAAGCGGCCGCCGCCGCCTTTACCCTGGGAGCCGCCTGGATCATGGTGGGCTCGGCTCATCAGGCCTGCGTCGAATCCGGCACTTCCGATACCGTGCGGGCCATGCTGGCCGAAACCCGGCAGGCCGACGTCACCATGGCTCCGGCAGCCGACATGTTCGAGATGGGGGTCACGGTACAGGTGCTGAAGCGGGGCACCATGTTCCCGATGCGGGCCGCCCGGCTGTTCGACCTGTACCGCAGTTACGGCAGCCTGGAGGATATCCCGGCAGCTGAACGGGAAAAACTGGAAAAGACCTTGTTCCTGGCTCCGCTGGAGCAGATCTGGCAGGAAACCCGCAGCTTCTTTCTGAAGCGGGACCCGGCCCAGGTGGAGCGGGCCGAGCGGGAGCCCAAGCACCGCATGGCCCTGGTGTTCCGCTGGTACCTGGGGCAGGCTGCCCACTGGGCCAAGGATGGCGACCCGGCCCGCAAGATTGACTACCAGGTCTGGTGCGGCCCGGCCATGGGGGCTTTCAACGAATGGACTGCCGGCACCTTCCTGGCCCGGCCTGAACACCGCACCGTCCGCACCGTTGCCCTGAACCTGCTGTTCGGCGCTGCCGTCATCAGCCGAGCCAACCAGCTCCGCTGCCAAGGGGTGCAGCTTGACAACGCCCTGCGGGTGGAGCCGCTTGAACCCGATACCATCAAGGAGTACCTCAGGTGACCACAGATATCACTCGGACCGCTGCCGCCGGCAGCACCGTTCCCCTGGCAATCATCGGCATCGGCTGTCTTTTCCCCAAGGCGGACAACGTGGCCGCCTACTGGTCCCTCATCGAAAACGGCACGGATGCCATCACCGAGGTGCCGCCCAGCCACTGGAGCCTTGCCGACTACTATGACCCGGACCAGAAAAGCCCGGACCGCACCTACGGTAACCGGGGCGGGTTCCTCTCCACCCTCGACTTCAACCCGATGGAGTTCAACATCCCCCCCAACGCCCTGGAGGCCATCGACACCTCCCAGTTATTGGGACTGGTGGCGGCGGGGCGGGCCCTGAAGGACGCCGGCTACGGTCCCGGACGGGAGTACGACAAAAGCCGGGTGAGCGTTATCCTGGGGGTCACCGGCACCCTGGAGCTGGTGATCCCGCTGGGAGCGCGCCTGGGCCATCCGGTCTGGCGCAAGGCCCTGAAGGAAGCAGGGGTCGATGAGGCCGTTGCCGAAGATGTGGTGCAGCGTATAGCCGATTCCTACGTCCCCTGGCAGGAAAACTCCTTCCCCGGCCTGCTGGGTAACGTGGTTGCCGGCCGCATCAGCAAGCAGTACGACCTGGGGGGAACCAACTGCGTGGTGGACGCCGCCTGTGCCAGCTCGCTCTCCGCCGTGCACCTGGCAGCCCTGGAGCTGGCCTCCGGCACGTCGGACATGGTGATCACCGGCGGGGTGGATACCTTCAACGACATCTTCATGTACACCTGTTTCAGCAAGACGCCTGCCCTCTCCCCCACCGGCAACGCCAAGCCGTTCGACGGCAGTGCCGACGGCACCATCCTGGGTGAGGGGCTGGGGATCGTGGTGCTCAAGCGCCTGGCCGACGCCGAGCGGGACGGCGACCGGATTTACGCCGTGATCAAGGGGATCGGTACCTCCAGCGACGGCAAGGGGGATGCCATCTACGCCCCCAGCAGCGCAGGACAGCAGAAGGCCCTGCAGGACGCCTACCGGCAAGCCGGGGTCACCCCGGACAGCATCGGCCTGGTGGAGGCCCACGGCACCGGCACCAAGGCCGGCGACGTCGTGGAGTCATCCGCATTGCGGGCGGTGTACGGCGAGGCCGACACCCCCTGGTGCGCCCTGGGGTCGGTCAAGTCCCAGATCGGTCACACCAAGGCGGCGGCCGGCGCAGCAGGCCTGATCAAGGCGGCCCTGGCCCTGCACCGCCGGGTGCTCCCCCCCACCATCAAGGTACGCACGCCGCTGCCGGAGGTGACGGCGCAGCGCAGCCCCTTCTACCTCTCCACCAGCAAGCGCCCCTGGCTCACCCGCGGCACCACGCCGCGTCGCGCCGCGGTCAGCGCCTTTGGCTTCGGCGGTTCCAACTTCCACCTGGTGCTGGAGGAGTATCAGAACCAGGTGGAGCAGATCGCCTGGGACGGCACCGTGCAGCTCTTTACCTTTTCCGCCGCCACTCCGGGAAAACTGGATGAACTGCTGGTCTCCCTGCCAACGGAGCCAACGCTCGATGAGCTGCGCAGCCACGCCAAAGCATCCCGCGCCGCATTCAAGAGCAACGATCCCTGCCGTCTGGCCTTTGTGGTCGAACAGGGGGTGAATTCCCTCGGTGCGGTGACGGCAAACGCCCGCCGCCTGCTGGTCAAGAGCGCCGACAGCGCCTGGACCAGCCCCGACGGCATCTGCTACGCCACCGGTCCCTGCCCCGGCCCGCTGGCCATGCTTTTTCCGGGCCAGGGATCCCAGTACACCGGCATGCTGCGGGATCTGGCCTGCAGCTTTCCCGCACTGCGCGAAACCCTGACCGCCGCCGACCGGGACTTCATCCCCGCCAACAACCACCTGCTGTCCGACCTGATCTACCCCCCCAGTCCCTTTGATGCCGAGACCGCGGAACAACAGGAAACAGCGCTGCGGGATACCAGGGTGGCCCAGCCGGCCATCGGCGCGGTCAGCCTGGGGGCAGCCAAGCTCCTGGCCGGTTTCGAGTGCATCCCCGCCGTAACGGCCGGTCACAGCTACGGTGAACTGACCGCCCTCTGCGTTGCCGGACGGATGGACGAGGAAGCCCTGCACCTGCTTTCCCGGCTGCGGGGCCGCCTGATGGCCGAGGGCGAGGGGGACAAGGGGAGCATGCTGGCAGTGGCCGCCCCACTGGCAACGGTGGAGCAGATGCTGACAGAGGAACGGCTTGACCTGGTCATTGCCAACCGCAACGCACCGTCCCAGGCAGTGCTCTCCGGCAGCAGCAGCGAGATCGAGCGGGCCGCTGCCGCCTGTGCCGCCCGCACACTCACCGCCAAGCGCCTGCCGGTTGCAGCCGCCTTCCACAGCTCCCTGGTGGCCGATGCGGCCCAGCCGTTCATGTCGGCCTTGCACGGCATCGAGTTCAGCACTCCCCGGCTGCCGGTCTATGCCAACAGCACAGCCGGCGAGTATCCGTCCGACCCGATTGCGGCCAAAACCCTGCTGGCCAACCAGCTGGCCCGCCCGGTGGAGTTCGTTGCCCAGATCGAGGCAATGTACGCGGCCGGCGTACGCACCTTCCTGGAAGTGGGCCCCGGCGCCCGCCTCACCGGCCTGGTGTCCGCCATCCTGGGGGAACGGCCCCATGTTGCCCTGGCCCTGGATGCCTCCTCCGGCAAACGCTCCGGTGTGGCCGATCTGGCCCGCTGCCTGGCCCGGCTGGCCTCCCTGGGCTATCCGGTCAGGATTGCCGCCTGGGACGAGTCGTACCAGCCGCCGGAGGCTCCGGCCAGAAAACCGGCCCTGACCGTAGGGATCAACGGCGCCAACTACGTCAAGCCCCGCCCCAAGCGGCCACCGGTTGAACGCCCGGCTGTAGCTCAGGTAACGATTGAACACCAGGGACAGAACATGCAGAAACCACAGACGCAAGCTACAACGATTTCCGCCCAGCCCGCTTCCCGCGATGCCCTGGCAGAATCGTTGCGGGTTACCCGCGAAGGGATGGCGGTCCTGCAGAAGATGCAGGAAGAAACCGCCCAGTTGCACCGTCGTTTTCTTGAGGGCCAGGAGGCAGCCACCCGCACCATCCAGACCCTGCTGGCACAGCAACAGTTGATCGCCCAGGGAGGCAGCCCCGCTGCCCTGGTCCCGGCAACACTGCCGCTGCCTGTGGCAGCCCCCCCCCAACCGTCCCCGGCATCGTCACTGTCGCCGGTTGTCGCGGCACCGGTTCCATCGGCTCCGGTGGCGGCGGCTGCCGTTCCCGCTCCGGTTGTCCCGGCAACGCCGGTGGTGGACACCCTGCTGGCGGTGGTGGCGGAGAAGACCGGTTACCCGGTGGAGATGCTGGAGCTGGAGATGGGGATGGATTCCGACCTGGGAATCGACTCCATCAAGCGGGTGGAAATTCTCTCCGCCCTGCAGGAGCGCCTGCCCGGCTCGCCGGTGATCGGCCCCGAACACCTGGGTACCCTGCGTACCCTGGGAGATATCGCCGCCTACCTGGGAGCAGGTACTGCTGCGCCCGTTGCTGCTCCGGCTGGTGCCGCACCTGCTTCCCCCGCTTCTTCCGCGCCGGTGGTGGACACCCTGCTGGCGGTGGTGGCGGAGAAGACCGGTTACCCGGTGGAGATGCTGGAACTGGAGATGGGGATGGATTCCGACCTGGGAATCGACTCCATCAAGCGGGTGGAAATTCTCTCCGCCCTGCAGGAGCGCCTGCCCGGCTCGCCGGTGATCGGCCCCGAACACCTGGGTACCCTGCGTACCCTGGGAGATATCGCCGCCTACCTGGGAGCAGGTACTGCTGCGCCCGTTGCTGCTCCGGCTGGTGCCGCACCTGCTTCCCCCGCTTCTTCCGCGCCGGTGGTTGCAACCCTGCTGGCGGTGGTGGCGGAGAAGACCGGTTACCCGGTGGAGATGCTGGAACTGGAGATGGGGATGGATTCCGACCTGGGAATCGACTCCATCAAGCGGGTGGAAATTCTCTCCGCCCTGCAGGAGCGCCTGCCCGGCTCGCCGGTGATCGGCCCCGAACACCTGGGCACCCTGCGTACCCTGGGAGATATCGCCGCCTACCTGGGAGCAGGCAGCGCCCCTGTCGCCGCTGTTCCGGCAGTTCCTGAGGCAGCGGGCATGCA
The window above is part of the Trichlorobacter ammonificans genome. Proteins encoded here:
- a CDS encoding PfaD family polyunsaturated fatty acid/polyketide biosynthesis protein, whose product is MPLDATSAAAITSPGWYLPDAKPAQVKNLADQLRTLCRPVYLIQQENRLMAADSGIVHLGCAQPSPQALPLMAHAAPCPLERLGDAAFCVDLGIRYPYLGGSMAKGISSAEMALELGRAGMLGFFGAAGLPLAAVESAVDRLLQSGVPFGCNLIHSPHEPDLEAALAELFITKGVRLVEASAFLKLTLPLVRYRLHGIHRAPDGSIVTPNRIIAKVSREELAERFFSPPPEKLVQALLNDGLITPEQAELAAHIPMAQDITAEADSGGHTDNRPALALFPTIRSVALRMQQKHGYSCPLRVGLGGGIGSPEAAAAAFTLGAAWIMVGSAHQACVESGTSDTVRAMLAETRQADVTMAPAADMFEMGVTVQVLKRGTMFPMRAARLFDLYRSYGSLEDIPAAEREKLEKTLFLAPLEQIWQETRSFFLKRDPAQVERAEREPKHRMALVFRWYLGQAAHWAKDGDPARKIDYQVWCGPAMGAFNEWTAGTFLARPEHRTVRTVALNLLFGAAVISRANQLRCQGVQLDNALRVEPLEPDTIKEYLR
- a CDS encoding type I polyketide synthase, with product MTTDITRTAAAGSTVPLAIIGIGCLFPKADNVAAYWSLIENGTDAITEVPPSHWSLADYYDPDQKSPDRTYGNRGGFLSTLDFNPMEFNIPPNALEAIDTSQLLGLVAAGRALKDAGYGPGREYDKSRVSVILGVTGTLELVIPLGARLGHPVWRKALKEAGVDEAVAEDVVQRIADSYVPWQENSFPGLLGNVVAGRISKQYDLGGTNCVVDAACASSLSAVHLAALELASGTSDMVITGGVDTFNDIFMYTCFSKTPALSPTGNAKPFDGSADGTILGEGLGIVVLKRLADAERDGDRIYAVIKGIGTSSDGKGDAIYAPSSAGQQKALQDAYRQAGVTPDSIGLVEAHGTGTKAGDVVESSALRAVYGEADTPWCALGSVKSQIGHTKAAAGAAGLIKAALALHRRVLPPTIKVRTPLPEVTAQRSPFYLSTSKRPWLTRGTTPRRAAVSAFGFGGSNFHLVLEEYQNQVEQIAWDGTVQLFTFSAATPGKLDELLVSLPTEPTLDELRSHAKASRAAFKSNDPCRLAFVVEQGVNSLGAVTANARRLLVKSADSAWTSPDGICYATGPCPGPLAMLFPGQGSQYTGMLRDLACSFPALRETLTAADRDFIPANNHLLSDLIYPPSPFDAETAEQQETALRDTRVAQPAIGAVSLGAAKLLAGFECIPAVTAGHSYGELTALCVAGRMDEEALHLLSRLRGRLMAEGEGDKGSMLAVAAPLATVEQMLTEERLDLVIANRNAPSQAVLSGSSSEIERAAAACAARTLTAKRLPVAAAFHSSLVADAAQPFMSALHGIEFSTPRLPVYANSTAGEYPSDPIAAKTLLANQLARPVEFVAQIEAMYAAGVRTFLEVGPGARLTGLVSAILGERPHVALALDASSGKRSGVADLARCLARLASLGYPVRIAAWDESYQPPEAPARKPALTVGINGANYVKPRPKRPPVERPAVAQVTIEHQGQNMQKPQTQATTISAQPASRDALAESLRVTREGMAVLQKMQEETAQLHRRFLEGQEAATRTIQTLLAQQQLIAQGGSPAALVPATLPLPVAAPPQPSPASSLSPVVAAPVPSAPVAAAAVPAPVVPATPVVDTLLAVVAEKTGYPVEMLELEMGMDSDLGIDSIKRVEILSALQERLPGSPVIGPEHLGTLRTLGDIAAYLGAGTAAPVAAPAGAAPASPASSAPVVDTLLAVVAEKTGYPVEMLELEMGMDSDLGIDSIKRVEILSALQERLPGSPVIGPEHLGTLRTLGDIAAYLGAGTAAPVAAPAGAAPASPASSAPVVATLLAVVAEKTGYPVEMLELEMGMDSDLGIDSIKRVEILSALQERLPGSPVIGPEHLGTLRTLGDIAAYLGAGSAPVAAVPAVPEAAGMQEIPPPAEEPPQVVERSAIRPLMLPADSNQLTIARDGEIWVTNDASPLSEKLCALLRISGHTVRLVDPSEAEPDTSRADIAGLVLVAPATGCDDRFLENAFWLLRSAAPSLRRAAGAGGALFATVSRLDGFFGCGAETTLADPLSGGLAGLAKTASREWPDVICKAIDLGGFTDPAAAAGAVAAELFRSGPVEVGLTPQQRSGLELADLPEPVAAVTSPVQPGDVVVVTGGGRGVTTAAVVALAGAFKPLLVLLGRSSELLPEPEWLQGLTEESRIKRGILEHAAGKLHPRDIEEQYRTIVAGRELRHTLARVEAAGGRAIYRSVDIRDTGAVATLLESIRSEFGPIRGIVHGAGVLADRLIVDKTREQFNLVYATKVAGLRALLEATTGDDLRFIALFGSTTGRFGRKGQVDYAVANEVLNKLAQAESRRRPGCRVISFNWGPWDGGMVTPSLKKVFADEGIGLISLTAGGNLLIREIAACGGPVEVVALAAAEGKARAAAAPVAAKPLTTAFTITLTSEEFPFLRSHVMDGRAVLPMAVTMEWLSQGALHGNPGLYFHGMNDLRICKGVTLEAGQRLSLQVRAGRAEKRDSLYLVPVELVSTPGGDERPLLHAKGEVVLAKQLPEGIRSLPDPPLAPYAPLNNRIYDPHRLFHGPDLQGILEVSSCSPKGIAARVAAAPAPSRWIRQPLRSSWLTDPLALDCAFQLMILWSFHRFGAASLPCFAGRYRQYGESFPKDGVQTVIRVTAEREHGATADIEFLERSSGKLVARLEGYECVIDPSLERAFLRNSLGEDASDETTGHRAA